Genomic DNA from Haloplanus sp. HW8-1:
CGTACGCCCGCAACTTCCTCGGGCAGATGGACAAGCCACAGGTCGAAGCAGTCGAAGGCTTATCGCCGGCCATCTCCATCGACCAGAAGAACGCCGCCAACAATCCCCGGTCGACGGTGGGCACCGTCACCGAACTCCACGACTACCTCCGACTGCTGTACGCCCGCGTCGGCACGCCCCACTGCCCCGAGTGTGGACGCGAGGTGGGCGAACAGAGCGCCGGCCAGATGGTTCGGCGCCTCCTCGACCTGCCTGCGGGGACGAAGGCGAAACTCTGTGCGCCGATCGTCCGGGACCAGAAAGGCGCCTTCGAGGACCGCTTCGACGACCTGGTGAGCGAGGGGTACAGCCGCGTCGAGGTTGACGGTGAGCCCTACGACCTCACGATGGATCGTCCCGACCTAGACGAGAACTACGATCACACGATCGACGTGGTGGTCGACCGGGTGACGATCGACCCCGACGCGCGGTCGCGCCTCACCGACTCCGTCGAGACAGCGCTGGACGAGGCCGGAGGCGTTCTGAAGGTGATCCTCCCCGACCCGCCCGAGGGGAGCGAACTCGGCGGCGCGACCGCCCGGTCGACGGGCGACCTCGCGGCGGTCGACGGCGAGACCGACGCGGACGATGCCGCCGATGCGGACCGCCTCGTCGTCGAGTTCTCCGAGGCGCTTGCCTGCACGCACTGTGGCATCGACATCCCCGAAATCGAGACCCGGAGCTTCTCCTTTAACAGCCCCCACGGCGCCTGTCCGGAGTGTGAGGGCATCGGGAACACGAAGGAGGTCGACCCGGAGCTCGTGGTACAAGACGAGAGCAAGCCCCTGAAGAACGTCTTCGAGCCCTGGAGCTACAACCGGGCGTACTACCGCCGACAGCTCGACTCCGTGGCGCGTCACTTCGACGTCTCCGTCGACACGCCCTTCGAGAACCTGGACGACGACGTGCGGGACGCCTTCCTCTTCGGCACCGACGAGGAGGTGCTCTTCGAGTGGACGACCAAGAACGGCGTCCGCCGGAAGGAGGAGGCCTTCGAGGGCATCATCGGCAATCTCGAACGTCGACACGTCGAGACGGACTCGGACAACACCCGCGATCACATCGAGGAGTTCATGGCCGTCACGACCTGCCCCGCCTGCGAGGGTTCCCGCCTCAAGCCCGCCTCGCGGGCCGTCCTCGTCGACGGGACGCCGATCACCGCGGTCAACCGTATGAGTATCGCGGACGCGCTCGCCCACTTCGAGGGACTGGAGGCCGACCTGACGGAGCGCGAACGCACCATCGCCGAGGAGATTCTGAAGGAGATCCGCGCCCGACTGGGCTTCATGCAGGAGGTTGGCCTCGACTACCTCACCCTCGACCGCGAGGCGTCGACGCTCTCGGGCGGCGAGTCCCAGCGCATCCGGCTGGCGACGCAGGTCGGCTCCGGCCTCGTCGGCGTCCTCTACGTCCTCGACGAGCCCTCGATCGGCCTCCACCAGCGCGACAACGACCGTCTGCTCGACACGCTGGAGGGTCTGCGCGACCTGGGTAACACCCTCCTGGTCGTCGAACACGACGAGGAGACGATGCGTCGGGCCGACTCCATCATCGACATGGGGCCCGGCCCGGGCAAGCGCGGCGGCGAGGTGGTCGTGCAGGGCGACTTCGAGACGGTGGTCGACGCCGAGGACTCGATCACGGGCGACTACCTCTCCGGACGCCGGGAGATTCCGGTGCCGGAGGAGCGTCGTGACCCCGACGACGGGAGTCTCACGATCCACGGCGCCCGCCAGCACAACCTCGACGACGTGGACGTCTCCCTCCCGCTCGGCCACTTTATCGCCATCACCGGCGTCTCGGGGTCGGGCAAATCGACGCTGATGCACGACGTCCTGTACAAGGGGCTGGCCCGCGAGATGAACGACAACACCTCCGTCGATCCCGGTGAGCATGACGCCATCGAGGGGTACGACGCCATCGAGACGGTGCGGCTGATCGACCAGTCGCCCATCGGGCGCACCCCGCGTTCGAACCCCGCCACCTACACCGGCGTCTTCGACCACGTCCGCGAACTCTTCGCGGAGACCAAGTTGGCGACCCAGCGTGGCTACGAGAAGGGGCGCTTCTCGTTCAACGTCAAGGGCGGTCGCTGTGAGGAGTGCGGTGGACAGGGGACGGTCAAAATCGAGATGAACTTCCTCTCGGACGTCTACGTCCCCTGTGAGGAGTGTCAGGGCGCCCGCTACAACGACGAGACGCTCGACGTGACCTACAAGGGTGCGACCATCGCGGACGTCCTGGAGATGGAGGTCGACGAGGCGCTTGAGTTCTTCGAGGCCAACCCCGGCATCCGCCGTCGCCTCGAACTCCTCCAGGACGTGGGACTGGGCTACATGCAACTCGGCCAGCCCTCGACGACGCTCTCGGGTGGCGAGGCCCAGCGGGTGAAACTCGCCGAGGAGCTAGGGAAGAAAGACTCCGGTGAGACGCTGTACCTGCTCGACGAACCGACGACGGGCCTGCATCCCGAGGACGAGCGCAAGTTGATCGAAGTACTCCACCGCCTCGCCGACGCCGGCAACACCGTCGTCGTCATCGAACACGAACTCGACCTCGTGAAAAACGCCGACCACGTGATCGACCTCGGCCCCGAGGGTGGGGAGGGCGGTGGCGAGGTGGTGGCGACGGGGACGCCCGAAGCGGTCGCCCGCGACGAGGCGTCCCACACCGGGCGCTACTTGCGCGACCTGCTCCCCACCGTCGACCTCACGGGGCCGCGCTCGGATCGGCGGAAACCGGCGAAGGCGGCGAGCGACGACTAATCGCCGAAGGCCGTCCGCACCGCGTCGGCCACTGCGTTCGCCCGCATCGCGTGTTCTACCTCGTCGCGGATGCCGTTGGTGACGTAGGCCATCGCCAGTCCCGACTCGGGGTCGCCCCAGCCGACGATGCTTCCCAGCCCCCCGTGTCCGAACGTCGAGCACGGGGCGACGGTGCCGTACTTGTCCCACGCGGTGCCCGCCCGCTCGAAGCCGAGGGCGTAGCGCCGGGGGACCGCCAGCGTCCCATCGCGCTCCACCTCGGTCTGGAGGCTCGTCGCCGCCTCGACGGTGTCGGGATCGAGCAGCCGTTCCCCGTCGAGTTCGCCGCCGTTGACGAGGCAGGCGTAGAACCGCGCCATGTCGCGGGCCGTCCCGATGCCCGTCGCCGCGGGGACCACCGCCCGTCGGACCGACTCGCGGTTGAACAGTGCCGCCGCCTCGGCGGCCGTTCCCGAGAGCCCGGCGTCGCTCTCCCGACACCGCTCGCCCGCTTCGAATCCCGACAGCGTCGCCGCGTCGTCCGGATCGTCAGCCGGGAGGCCGATGCTCGTGTCGGCCATCCCCAGCGGTTCGAAGACGTTGGCTCGCGCGTAGTCGTCGACCGACTGCCCGCTCACGCGACGGACGAGTTCGCCCACGAGGAACCCGTAGGTGAGCGCGTGATACGCGGCGGTCGACCCCGGCCGGAACGTCGGTTCGAGCTCCTCCATCGCCCGAACGGCGTCGTCCCAGTCGCTCCAGCGTCCCGGCTCCTCGTCCAGTCGGCTGCGCGGGAGGCCGGCCTGGTGGCTGAGGACGTGTCGCACCGTCGCTTCGGCCTTCTCGGTCCCCGGTTCGGCGAACGCGGGCCAGTGGTCGCGAACGCGGTCGTCGTAGGCGAGATGTCCGCGCTCGACGAGATGGTGGAGACAGACTCCGGCGTAGGGCTTCGTACACGAGAACAGCACGTGGCGGCTTTCGGCCGTCGTCGCCGGGCCGTCCGGGGCGACCACCCCCGCCGCGAGGTCGAGTACGAGGTCGCCCCCGTCGTACACCGCCAGCTGTGCGCCGTGATGCAGTCCGGCGGCGACGTGGGACTCGAACACCTGCCGGACGCGGCCCGCCGGATCGGCGTCGAACGTCGACATAGGGACGACGTGTCCCCACGGCGACGAAAACCCGTCGGCGGTAACACGTCCGTTCGTTATCAACCTAGCTTTCATTAGACAAACTTATATTTCTCTAGCCGGTCGAGGCGGACATGGACACGACACGAATTTTCGTCGTCGTCTGTGTGATCGTCGCGACGCTCGGCCCGCCGGGAGTCGGTGCCGCGGCCGCACAGTCCGGGGACTGTGCGTTCCCGATCACGCGGACGGACGCGACGGGGGCCGACGTGACGATCCCCGCGGACCCGGAGACGGTGGTGACGCTCAACCCCAGCGCAGCACAGACGATGTACGAGATCGACGCGTGGGACGAGGTGGTCGGCGTCTCCTCGTACGCCTCCTACCTCCCCGGCGCCGACGGAAAGACGACGGTCGGCACGGGGAACAGCGACGCGACGATCGAACGGACCATCGCGCTCGATCCCGACCTCGTCCTCGCGCCGAACACGATCTACGACTCGACGGTGGCGGATCTGCGCGCGGCCGGGCTGACGGTGTACAAGTTCGAGGAGGCCGAGGACCTCGACGACATCGTCGAGAAGACGCGGCTGACGGGCGACCTCGTGGGCGCCTGTGAGAGCGCGGACGCCACCGCGGACCAACTCGACCGGCGCCTCGACGTCGTCCGCGGTGCGGTCGACGACGTGGAGCGCCCGACGGTGTTTTACACCTTCTTCGGGTTCACGGCCGGCGAGGACACCTTCATCCACGAGGTCATCGAGACGGCGGGCGGTGACAACATCGCGGCCACGCCCGACGGCGCGAACGACACCGGCCGCACGTCGGGATACTTCGCCGTCAGTTCGGAAGTCGTCGTCGACACCGATCCCACGTGGTTCGTCCTCAACAGCGACCAGTACGACACCGCCACCGTCCCGTCCGGTCCGGGCGGCGTCTACGAGGACACCACGGCCTACGAGGAGGACAACGCCGTCGTCCTCGACGCCAACGAGATCAGTCAGCCCGGACCGCGAATCGTCGACGCGATCCTCGACCTCGTTCGGGTCCTCCATCCCGAGGCCTACGAGGAGGAGATCGAGGGGCGGATCGACAGGGACGGTCTCTCGACCGAGCGCGGGACGACCGTCAGCCGCGTCGCCGACGGGAGCGTCAACCTGGCGGCGTCGAACGTCGGCCGCGTGGACCGGGTGCAGTTCGACCTGCCCGCACGCGAGAACGCGACTGCCGACGTGCGACGGGTCGACGTCGCGCTCGCGACGGTGAACCCGACGTTCGACCTCCGTCTGCGCTACGGCGGCAACCACTCGGCGCCGTCCGGGACGCGATCCCTCGAAACCATCGGGCTCTCCGGCAACGGCATCCTCGCCGACGACGTCGACCACCTGACGTTCCGGATCGCGGTGAACCGGAGCCGCCTCGACGGGGCCGACCCCGAGACGGTCACGCTCTACCGATCGAACGGCACCGGCTGGGTACCGCTGCGGACGACGCGGGTGAACGCGACCGCCGACGGGACGACCAACGCCACCGACGCCGCGAACGACACCCT
This window encodes:
- the uvrA gene encoding excinuclease ABC subunit UvrA, whose amino-acid sequence is MSKDYIEVRGAEEHNLKDLDVRIPREEFSVVTGLSGSGKSSLAFETVYAEGQRRYIESLSAYARNFLGQMDKPQVEAVEGLSPAISIDQKNAANNPRSTVGTVTELHDYLRLLYARVGTPHCPECGREVGEQSAGQMVRRLLDLPAGTKAKLCAPIVRDQKGAFEDRFDDLVSEGYSRVEVDGEPYDLTMDRPDLDENYDHTIDVVVDRVTIDPDARSRLTDSVETALDEAGGVLKVILPDPPEGSELGGATARSTGDLAAVDGETDADDAADADRLVVEFSEALACTHCGIDIPEIETRSFSFNSPHGACPECEGIGNTKEVDPELVVQDESKPLKNVFEPWSYNRAYYRRQLDSVARHFDVSVDTPFENLDDDVRDAFLFGTDEEVLFEWTTKNGVRRKEEAFEGIIGNLERRHVETDSDNTRDHIEEFMAVTTCPACEGSRLKPASRAVLVDGTPITAVNRMSIADALAHFEGLEADLTERERTIAEEILKEIRARLGFMQEVGLDYLTLDREASTLSGGESQRIRLATQVGSGLVGVLYVLDEPSIGLHQRDNDRLLDTLEGLRDLGNTLLVVEHDEETMRRADSIIDMGPGPGKRGGEVVVQGDFETVVDAEDSITGDYLSGRREIPVPEERRDPDDGSLTIHGARQHNLDDVDVSLPLGHFIAITGVSGSGKSTLMHDVLYKGLAREMNDNTSVDPGEHDAIEGYDAIETVRLIDQSPIGRTPRSNPATYTGVFDHVRELFAETKLATQRGYEKGRFSFNVKGGRCEECGGQGTVKIEMNFLSDVYVPCEECQGARYNDETLDVTYKGATIADVLEMEVDEALEFFEANPGIRRRLELLQDVGLGYMQLGQPSTTLSGGEAQRVKLAEELGKKDSGETLYLLDEPTTGLHPEDERKLIEVLHRLADAGNTVVVIEHELDLVKNADHVIDLGPEGGEGGGEVVATGTPEAVARDEASHTGRYLRDLLPTVDLTGPRSDRRKPAKAASDD
- a CDS encoding serine hydrolase domain-containing protein, coding for MSTFDADPAGRVRQVFESHVAAGLHHGAQLAVYDGGDLVLDLAAGVVAPDGPATTAESRHVLFSCTKPYAGVCLHHLVERGHLAYDDRVRDHWPAFAEPGTEKAEATVRHVLSHQAGLPRSRLDEEPGRWSDWDDAVRAMEELEPTFRPGSTAAYHALTYGFLVGELVRRVSGQSVDDYARANVFEPLGMADTSIGLPADDPDDAATLSGFEAGERCRESDAGLSGTAAEAAALFNRESVRRAVVPAATGIGTARDMARFYACLVNGGELDGERLLDPDTVEAATSLQTEVERDGTLAVPRRYALGFERAGTAWDKYGTVAPCSTFGHGGLGSIVGWGDPESGLAMAYVTNGIRDEVEHAMRANAVADAVRTAFGD
- a CDS encoding PGF-CTERM-anchored ABC transporter substrate-binding protein — encoded protein: MDTTRIFVVVCVIVATLGPPGVGAAAAQSGDCAFPITRTDATGADVTIPADPETVVTLNPSAAQTMYEIDAWDEVVGVSSYASYLPGADGKTTVGTGNSDATIERTIALDPDLVLAPNTIYDSTVADLRAAGLTVYKFEEAEDLDDIVEKTRLTGDLVGACESADATADQLDRRLDVVRGAVDDVERPTVFYTFFGFTAGEDTFIHEVIETAGGDNIAATPDGANDTGRTSGYFAVSSEVVVDTDPTWFVLNSDQYDTATVPSGPGGVYEDTTAYEEDNAVVLDANEISQPGPRIVDAILDLVRVLHPEAYEEEIEGRIDRDGLSTERGTTVSRVADGSVNLAASNVGRVDRVQFDLPARENATADVRRVDVALATVNPTFDLRLRYGGNHSAPSGTRSLETIGLSGNGILADDVDHLTFRIAVNRSRLDGADPETVTLYRSNGTGWVPLRTTRVNATADGTTNATDAANDTLVYETRTTDLSTLLVAVEEPRPPAESAANATGTATATATASATAAPTVTSTATPAASTARPTGTAGSAPGFGPLIAVLAVLLAATASARGRR